Proteins from one Plodia interpunctella isolate USDA-ARS_2022_Savannah chromosome 3, ilPloInte3.2, whole genome shotgun sequence genomic window:
- the LOC135310066 gene encoding leucine-rich repeat-containing protein 74B-like, producing the protein MSYGSSSSLYEEEQEEEVPEVQEESIPSTEDPPMSQWSSLESEYVEVNEKKILHSKGLYSPGSGEICAKTISMSDSGVLAHSYYHYPSVTDPGIKDALCAPELPTIYSDNGQDLYLSLCEEMNKFPVRLFHKNLVFEEINLRYYCVDPYSVQAMAISLQYNKYVKRLDLTENFLNDDACYHLGRMLQFNVTLKELILSGCRVKASGLASLLDNFRVNRSLTTLDLSRNELGDDGGVHFAEQLERRRVSVTNVNLSRNQLGTRTALALAEGLEFGNRLTHLDLSQNNFFQVRSTVKLLNILSFSEFMENLNLAWNGLEGIRIAEAVRRVIEIPTLKVLNLSNNRFFGEDVSIIGSGMFFAKKLKTLDFSANPLTTDDAQFLIEMMRRPRVKLRNLLLEHVNVSRDFVATLNRVKNMKSRQNFNTTYGHVINDSISTGPDAKKLILQRVAYLDARSKKHKVDILLFFLKLNKIYEETIPIKNLLGTVIAENLPLDEDLLTEMCNVFPGGKGKLKGLNLESMCDYIKRLWPEKKLPLTSEDEPAPAPLPPPKKGTSKGKGKKK; encoded by the coding sequence ATGTCTTACGGTAGCAGTAGCAGCCTGTACGAAGAGGAGCAAGAAGAAGAAGTCCCGGAGGTGCAGGAGGAGAGTATCCCCAGCACAGAGGACCCGCCGATGAGCCAGTGGTCCTCTCTTGAATCAGAATATGTCGAAGTCAACGAGAAAAAAATCCTCCATTCAAAAGGTCTCTATTCTCCGGGTAGTGGTGAAATATGTGCAAAAACTATAAGTATGTCCGACAGCGGAGTACTCGCACACTCCTACTACCACTACCCTTCTGTGACTGACCCTGGCATCAAGGATGCCCTTTGCGCTCCTGAATTACCCACAATATACTCCGACAATGGccaagatttatatttatctctaTGTGAGGAAATGAACAAATTTCCCGTCCGACTTTTTCACAAGAACTTAGTCTTTGAGGAAATCAACTTAAGGTACTATTGTGTTGATCCTTATAGTGTTCAAGCAATGGCGATATCTTTGCAGTATAACAAGTATGTCAAGCGTCTTGATCTTACTgaaaattttttaaacgatGACGCTTGTTACCACCTCGGAAGAATGTTACAATTCAACGTCACTTTGAAAGAGTTGATACTTTCTGGGTGTCGCGTTAAGGCGTCGGGACTAGCTTCTCTTTTGGATAATTTTAGAGTCAACCGAAGCTTAACCACTCTTGATTTGTCAAGAAATGAACTAGGTGACGACGGAGGCGTACATTTTGCCGAACAATTAGAACGTCGCAGAGTGTCTGTAACAAATGTGAATTTGAGTAGAAACCAATTAGGCACAAGAACTGCCCTGGCATTAGCTGAAGGTCTTGAATTTGGGAACAGACTGACACATCTCGATTTATCACAGAATAATTTCTTTCAAGTTAGATCTAcagtaaaattgttaaatatattatcatttagCGAGTTCATggagaatttgaatttagctTGGAATGGATTGGAGGGAATAAGAATAGCTGAAGCTGTCAGGAGAGTCATTGAGATTCCAACCTTAAAAGTTCTgaatttaagtaataatagattttttggaGAAGACGTGTCAATCATAGGTAGTGGTATGTTCTTTGCCAAGAAACTAAAAACTCTGGACTTTTCCGCTAATCCTTTGACTACTGACGATGCGCAGTTCCTGATAGAGATGATGCGGAGACCCAGGGTCAAACTGCGTAACTTGCTTCTCGAGCATGTGAACGTTTCAAGAGATTTTGTAGCTACTTTAAATAGAGTAAAGAATATGAAATCACGTCAAAACTTCAACACAACTTACGGTCATGTAATTAACGACTCGATCTCAACTGGACCTGATGCGAAAAAACTGATATTGCAAAGGGTCGCCTATTTAGATGCTCGAAGCAAAAAGCATAAGGTGGACATTCTATTGTTCtttttgaaactaaataaaatttatgaagaaaCCATTCCCATAAAGAACCTTTTGGGGACAGTGATTGCAGAAAACTTGCCTTTGGATGAGGATCTGTTGACGGAAATGTGTAATGTTTTTCCTGGCGGTAAAGGGAAGTTGAAGGGTCTAAATTTGGAAAGTATGTGTGATTATATCAAGAGGTTGTGGCCAGAAAAGAAGCTACCTCTTACGTCAGAGGACGAGCCTGCGCCGGCGCCGCTGCCTCCGCCTAAAAAGGGCACGAGCAAGGGCAAGGGCAAGAAGAAATAG